A genome region from Triticum aestivum cultivar Chinese Spring chromosome 2B, IWGSC CS RefSeq v2.1, whole genome shotgun sequence includes the following:
- the LOC123043367 gene encoding uncharacterized protein gives MSCVVNRIDSTLRRPIKFKKTRVLSDIYSDSYEVDFTSLKPVKTEEVDLDEPLIALKQRKEKIPPCKAKREMDASSSPHATEPVDTSPKGDEISPVQTFLFESTLHDPMTVKLETGAVDREHCAIAIEHNEEIAGEDICCAEMENTVVHTCDHSSVVLHQFPIEDNGCGQQSGFITQPTEQDVSDTGAHLHDNVEQKKMDPNVSSLDPIDEVCNHQKSLDDTSNSDVNKSSVGNEFPLSPVDRSCDDQTDNNEYRYPEVVQVNTSESIKPVEGSSPINEFKTYMRRTLVVMQPDSCGSTDKICTSLEEVVQMPMEGQSDSLVCHDVKTKDILLHMNVEQAATGYNFAYDKTLDLAHTAHFDAQDGRLENIVYDALNNHVQRKCFETKTSVVVPDTVVILSPPTVADVSHDGHILLANMDESSKDMNQLSGTMNVDICRSVNDQESREAYVVQQELSQACVNMGKTGCAISDSSSNLEETQEISGEASISTPTCLGTDGQTRASDFLIDEGSIEVHTPKKLLSKRKTMSPVCQEKFCNAWTDIDLCGVQRLKRKINLEDRSVLTTDRKLKNRTSSSFTNKEAVKSTESPSPQLRTSSVLLDTEKAVEFSQRQMHDIESIAANLIRSLKHMRSLVNETLSSEAHSLLPNSNIAEMRAASEDALLVERTTRKWLSIMNKDCNRFCKILTLEGKKAVPQPEAPRKRRKITFADEAGGSLCSVKVFSDGQTSPSACQGEL, from the exons ATGTCTTGCGTGGTTAACAGAATAGATTCGACCCTCAGAAGACCCATAAAATTCAAGAAGACCCGTGTATTAAGTGATATATACAGCGACAGTTACGAAGTGGATTTCACCAGTTTAAAGCCTGTCAAGACCGAGGAAGTTGATCTTGAtgagcctcttattgctttgaaacaGAGGAAGGAAAAGATACCACCTTGTAAAGCAAAAAGAGAGATGGATGCATCATCTTCTCCACATGCTACAGAACCAGTTGATACATCACCAAAGGGAGATGAAATCAGTCCTGTGCAAACTTTCCTATTTGAGTCAACACTCCATGACCCAATGACAGTGAAGCTTGAAACAGGAGCTGTAGATCGAGAGCACTGCGCAATTGCCATTG AACATAATGAAGAAATAGCTGGGGAGGACATCTGCTGTGCCGAAATGGAAAATACAGTAGTTCACACCTGTGACCATTCATCTGTTGTGCTGCATCAGTTTCCCATAGAAGATAATGGATGTGGACAGCAGTCTGGTTTCATCACCCAACCAACTGAACAGGATGTTTCTGACACTGGAGCACATTTGCATGACAATGTGGAGCAAAAAAAGATGGATCCCAATGTTTCTTCACTAGATCCCATTGATGAAGTGTGCAACCATCAGAAATCATTGGATGATACAAGTAATTCAGATGTGAATAAGTCTTCTGTTGGGAATGAGTTTCCGTTGTCTCCTGTGGATCGTTCTTGTGATGATCAGACAGATAACAATGAATACAGGTATCCAGAAGTTGTTCAAGTCAATACATCAGAAAGCATAAAACCTGTGGAAGGGTCTTCTCCAATTAATGAGTTTAAAACATATATGAGGCGCACATTGGTAGTCATGCAACCTGATTCATGTGGAAGCACAGACAAGATTTGCACTTCACTTGAGGAGGTTGTGCAGATGCCGATGGAGGGTCAATCAGATTCACTAGTCTGCCATGATGTGAAAACAAAGGATATATTACTGCATATGAATGTTGAGCAAGCAGCCACAGGCTACAATTTCGCTTATGACAAAACTCTTGATTTGGCTCATACTGCCCATTTTGACGCCCAAGATGGGCGGCTAGAAAATATAGTTTATGATGCTCTGAATAATCATGTGCAGCGGAAGTGTTTTGAAACAAAAACTTCTGTTGTAGTTCCAGATACTGTTGTGATTCTGAGCCCACCAACTGTAGCAGATGTTTCACATGATGGTCACATCTTACTTGCCAACATGGATGAGTCATCAAAGGATATGAATCAGCTAAGTGGTACAATGAATGTTGACATTTGTAGATCTGTTAATGATCAAGAATCAAGAGAAGCATATGTTGTTCAACAAGAGTTATCCCAGGCTTGTGTTAACATGGGCAAAACTGGATGTGCAATATCAGATAGTTCCTCTAATCTTGAAGAAACACAGGAAATTTCTGGTGAAGCTTCAATTTCAACTCCAACCTGCCTGGGAACTGATGGGCAAACTAGGGCGTCTGATTTTCTCATTGATGAAGGATCAATTGAAGTTCATACTCCAAAAAAACTGTTGTCCAAGAGAAAG ACTATGTCACCAGTTTGTCAGGAGAAGTTTTGCAATGCTTGGACTGATATCGATTTGTGCGGAGTCCAAAGGCTGA AAAGAAAGATTAATCTTGAAGACCGATCTGTGTTAACCACAGACAGGAAACTTAAGAACAGAACTTCTAGCTCCTTTACAAACAAAGAAGCTGTCAAGTCAACAGAATCCCCATCTCCGCAGCTGAGAACTTCATCTGTTCTTCTGGACACTGAGAAAGCTGTTGAGTTTTCACAAAGgcagatgcatgatatagaaagcATTGCTGCAAATCTTATCAGGAGCTTGAAGCACATGAGAAGTTTAGTGAACGAAACTTTGTCATCGGAAGCACATTCTTTGCTTCCCAATTCTAACATTGCCGAG ATGAGAGCAGCATCCGAGGATGCATTGTTGGTGGAGAGAACTACAAGGAAATGGCTGTCAATAATGAACAAGGATTGCAACCGCTTTTGCAAAATATTG ACGCTGGAGGGAAAGAAGGCTGTTCCGCAACCAGAAGCGCCGAGGAAACGTAGGAAGATAACGTTCGCGGATGAAGCTGGAGGATCGCTCTGCTCTGTTAAGGTGTTTAGTGATGGACAGACCTCTCCTTCTGCATGCCAGGGCGAGTTATGA